From the Lathyrus oleraceus cultivar Zhongwan6 chromosome 3, CAAS_Psat_ZW6_1.0, whole genome shotgun sequence genome, the window CAGGCTAGGCATAATAGAACGGACCAGGCACGAGGATTGTTTTTTGAGATGCAAAAATGCAAGTATGGCTGGTTAAATGGTTTAGATTTTGTGAAGGTTGAGTTATTTAATCTTGTTAGTTGTTAGTAATTGTGTGTGTTGCTTTGGTTTCTAGGTGTAAACCTGATGCTGAGACTTACAACGCTCTTATTAATGCGCATGGTCGAGCTGGACAATGGCGTTGGGCTATGAATATCATGGACGACATGCTGCGTGTAGCTGTGTGTACTTTGTATTTTTCTTCCCTTATCAATCTTTAGTAACTCCAACTTTATGTGATCACCATTATTCTTTTTCCTTCTAGGTTCTCTTTCTCAGTcgtaattttttttttttttttgtagtTGAGCTTGAACATGATATTTCATATTCATGTCGGTGTTTTCGATATGACTGTTTTCTTTTGTTTGGCTTTAGCCTGTTATATATTCTGTAGTGTTTATAGGTGAACCAGTGTAGAAAGTTGGGTGAAGGGAGAGAAAACACATGTTTCAGTACTTCACTGATTTGCCTCATTGTTTATTAGTCAAGTTAGGCACAAAGAAGTCCCTATTTTGCTGGATTCAGTATATTTCATATTCATGCCTTCTTAAGTGTGAATTTCAATCGATACGCTTAGAAAATTGCTATATTAATTAAAGTACTGTTTGTGACACTACCATATTGTTGCAGATTCCACCAAGTCGGTCAACGTACAACAACTTGATTAATGCTTGTGGATCTAGTGGAAATTGGAAAGAAGCACTTAATGTTTGCAAGAAAATGACTGACAATGGAGTTGGACCAGATCTCGTCACTCACAATATTATGTTGTCTGCATTTAAAAGTGGGGCTCAGTATTCAAAAGCATTGTCGTATTTTGAACTAATGAAGGGAACTCACATTCGCCCTGACACAACGACACACAATATTGTTATCCATTGTCTAGTGAAACTTCAACAATATGACAAAGCCATTGATATTTTTAATTCCATGAAGGAAAAGAAGTCAGAGTGTCACCCTGACGTTGTAACATACACTAGTATCATTCATTTGTATTCTATGTGTGGGAAAACTGAAAATTGTGAGGCTGCATTCAGTATGATGCTAGCAGAAGGGCTGAAACCAAATATAATCTCATACAATGCACTACTAGGTGCATATGCTGCTCGTGGGATGGATAATGAGGCCCTTTTGGTTTTTGATAAGATAAAACAAAATGGTTTCCGCCCAGATATTGTATCTTATACATCTCTGCTTAATGCTTATGGAAGATCACGAAAGCCCCAAAAAGCAAGGGAAATATTCAAAATGATAAAGAGAAACAACTTGAAGCCAAACATTGTCAGTTACAATGCACTGATTGATGCCTATGGGTCGAATGGTTTGCTTGAAGATGCAATAGAAATTTTGCGGGAAATGGAACAAGATAAGATTCATCCAAATGTGGTCTCAATATGTACGCTCTTGGCTGCCTGTGGGCGCTGCTGTCAGAAGGTGAAGATTGATACTGTGCTATCAGCAGCTCAGATGCGAGGCATTAAATTGAACACAGCTGCATATAATTCAGCTATTGGAAGCTATATTAATATGGGGGAATATGACAAAGCTATAGACTTGTATAAATCTATGAGtaagaaaaatataaaatatgaTTCTGTTACTTACACTATCTTGATAAGTGGTTGTTGTAAGATGTCAAAATATGGGGAGGCCTTATCTTTTAAGGAAGAAATGACGCATCTCAAAATTCCTATGTCCAAAGAGGTCTACTCATCTGTCTTATGTGCCTATAGCAAACAAGTAAGTGCCTCGGTTAAGGTTCATGTATATGCTGCACACATGAGACTTCTGTTTCTTTTAAcattttgttttttatttgtgATAATGTTATAGGGGCAAATCATAGAAGCAGAGTCTACATTCAACTTGATGAAATCATCTGGTTGTAATCCAGATGTGGTTACATATACTGCAATGCTTGATGCCTACAATGCAGCTGgtaaaataatatttttattgcTGCAATATTAGGATGGTATGTCGAATGTATGCCTAAGTTACTATATTTGTGATCAGAGAAGTGGGAGAAAGCATATGCACTCTTTGAAGAAATGGAAGCAAATGGCACCAAGCTGGATACCATCGCATGTGCAGCTCTAATGAATGCTTTTAACAGAGGTGGTCAACCAGAAAGGGTCCTTAGTCTTGCCCAAAGTATGAGAGAAAAAGAGATTCCTTTAAGTGATACCATATTTTTTGAAATGGTATCTGCCTGTAGCTTGTAAGTTCAGATTTGGTATCTTACCTTTTTGCCTTCTCTGTTGTTCTAAGTTAAGCTAATTGAGACTGAAATTTTCTTAGTATCTTTCTGATCAAGACATCATGGCACAAATAGGAACTGATAAAAATTAGAGTGGCTAATTGCTTATACTTTTTCTTACTTTTTCAGAATTTGAAATTTATTACTTGCCACTTTGATTGATGTTTAT encodes:
- the LOC127126336 gene encoding pentatricopeptide repeat-containing protein At2g41720, producing MLHGATPISMASTAPHRIQLGGATESTRPPKSITTRKKNSNELAFKETKDGFVDYNRGQHEVSTKIDGLRKEDIPAHYRLRVAGNRFQKDWTVSEVADSVLSLTLRDDVEGLLNRWIGRFARKNFPFLIRELTQRGSIEHCNLVFSWMKIQKNYCARTDIYNMMIRLQARHNRTDQARGLFFEMQKCKCKPDAETYNALINAHGRAGQWRWAMNIMDDMLRVAIPPSRSTYNNLINACGSSGNWKEALNVCKKMTDNGVGPDLVTHNIMLSAFKSGAQYSKALSYFELMKGTHIRPDTTTHNIVIHCLVKLQQYDKAIDIFNSMKEKKSECHPDVVTYTSIIHLYSMCGKTENCEAAFSMMLAEGLKPNIISYNALLGAYAARGMDNEALLVFDKIKQNGFRPDIVSYTSLLNAYGRSRKPQKAREIFKMIKRNNLKPNIVSYNALIDAYGSNGLLEDAIEILREMEQDKIHPNVVSICTLLAACGRCCQKVKIDTVLSAAQMRGIKLNTAAYNSAIGSYINMGEYDKAIDLYKSMSKKNIKYDSVTYTILISGCCKMSKYGEALSFKEEMTHLKIPMSKEVYSSVLCAYSKQGQIIEAESTFNLMKSSGCNPDVVTYTAMLDAYNAAEKWEKAYALFEEMEANGTKLDTIACAALMNAFNRGGQPERVLSLAQSMREKEIPLSDTIFFEMVSACSLLHDWKTAVDVIKYMEPSLPVISSGCLNLFLNSLGKSGKIETMLKLFFKMLTSGAEVNFNTYSILLKNLLSSGNWRKYLEVLQWMEDAGIHPSNEMYRDISSFSKCCGAENAAVIKERLESLQRKPADHISASESHLS